One Dermacentor andersoni chromosome 6, qqDerAnde1_hic_scaffold, whole genome shotgun sequence genomic window carries:
- the LOC126522111 gene encoding leucine-rich repeat serine/threonine-protein kinase 1-like, which yields MEKFEMQVLLLICEELGLFAISTKTKDAVLDVMNLEVTVEEADEAWETIVERKQKAEKCERQKREEVEMREKRLLGDPIIQVERQWVRLEKTRLGSLRYTDVGHRATECAHSWLEQGLEISQEAWDVFHRMQDGFLVQETYAPEGPGSGCPLSSLNLSHNAFERLPPMLACRAPHLARVNLSYNGLASPGELRFYPVSLRHLDLSSNRLAVWWTPATTDTTYAATGGSCLHQSHWRLENLRTLLLASNQLPGLQGLVGQQDGNDSKQVPLFPNLSMLDVSNNLLSDVPATLAELGSLSVLNLSGNPGIIELPPQLGLLSKLWNLNMRGCSLHEPLASMVRSTRYRTTDLVGYLKSIFQE from the exons ATGGAGAAATTTGAAATGCAGGTCCTCCTTCTAATCTGCGAGGAATTAGGCCTTTTCGCCATCTCCACCAAAACAAAAGATGCAGTCCTCGACGTCATGAACCTAGAAGTGACGGTCGAGGAAGCTGACGAGGCTTGGGAAACCATTgttgaaagaaagcaaaaggcAGAGAAGTGCGAGAGGCAGAAGCGGGAAGAAGTAGAAATGCGCGAGAAGCGC CTCCTCGGTGACCCCATCATTCAGGTGGAACGGCAGTGGGTGAGGCTTGAAAAAACTAGGCTTGGCTCCCTCAGGTACACAGATGTCGGCCATCGTGCCACCGAATGTGCCCACTCCTGGCTTGAACAGGGACTTGAAATTAGTCAGGAGGCTTGGGACGTCTTTCACCGCATGCAGGacggcttcctg GTGCAAGAGACATATGCGCCGGAAGGGCCTGGCTCAGGCTGCCCACTGAGCAGCCTCAACCTGTCTCACAATGCCTTCGAGAGGCTGCCTCCCATGCTGGCCTGCAGGGCGCCCCACCTGGCTCGAGTGAACCTCAGCTACAACGGGCTGGCTTCACCCGGCGAGCTGAGGTTCTACCCTGTTAGTCTGCGTCACCTCGACCTGTCCTCCAATCGATTAGCTGTGTGGTGGACGCCAGCAACAACTGACACCACCTATGCTGCAACTG GGGGCAGCTGCCTGCACCAAAGCCATTGGCGTCTGGAGAACCTGCGCACACTGCTGCTGGCCAGTAATCAGCTGCCAGGGCTCCAAGGTCTAGTGGGGCAGCAAGACGGGAACGACTCCAAG CAGGTGCCGCTTTTTCCGAATCTGTCCATGCTGGATGTAAGCAACAACCTCCTGAGCGACGTGCCAGCAACACTGGCTGAGCTTGGCTCCCTCTCGGTGTTAAACTTGAGCGGGAACCCAGGCATCATCGAGCTGCCTCCACAGCTCGGCCTTCTGTCGAAGCTGTGGAACCTGAACATGCGTGGCTGCAGCTTGCACGAGCCGCTCGCGTCCATGGTGCGCTCGACCCGCTACCGCACCACTGACCTCGTCGGATACCTCAAGTCTATTTTCCAAGAGTGA